CATAGTTTTAGTTCTAAAAAGAAATATGGAGCAAAAAAAGAAACGTATGACCATATCCATAAGCAAATGGATATCATGCCTTATGAGTTCGAATCTGCCTCACAACTTCTTGAAGACTTTTGGAAAAGTGCAGAGTACTATATGGAGAACAATAGATGAAAACGGTTAGAGTAGGCATTATGTCAAAAGAGGAGTATAAGCAACGAACTATAGACATTGCCAGAGGACTATATGTACCTAAAACAAATGAACCTAAGATATGGTTTGAGTCCATGAAGTCCATGGCTCAGATACTCAGTAATGAAAACCAGGCACTGCTGAAAACGATACTGGACAATAAACCGAAATCATTAAAAGAGCTTGAAGCGCTTACAGGCAGAGCAAAGTCAAATTTGTCTCGGACACTGAAAACACTTGAGCGTTATGGTATTGTAGAGTTACATAAGTCCAATAATGCTTTGGTAGCGGAAGTAAAGGCTACACATTTTAAAGTGGAATTTGGATTTGAAGCTGCGTAAGACCTACATAATATAAAAACCCAAACCCATTTCTGGCACTAAATGACGATACCCCCCCATCGTTAAAACGTAAGAGGGGTGCGAACCATCTTCATAGACATTACCACTGTGGATGACAGGGAGGTCTACCACCTGCTGGAAGTTTGTTTCAACAATGATATGTTCGATGAAGTTGAGGTGCTTTCTTCCTGTGAATATCGTGATGTATGATATGCCGGTAGATTGTATTTATGCTATAATAAGGTACAAATTACCAAAATAGAGGATCATGAAATGACAGCGCGTATGGATGGCAGCTTTATTGACTATGTTGATTTTATTGATGTAGCGGTGGAAGCATTTGAAACCGCACCGAGAAAACTGTTTGAAAAAATGATGCGTTTGATCTTGAACAAATTTCATGATCAGGAGATAGAGCTCCAGCGTTTGTCGTTGGAAATGGACGATATGCATGTTTTGCCTGTTGATGATCTGGATGAGTTCTATGACACAGTATTGGATGCCGTTGACAATATAAAGCTTTTTAAGAAAAAGCTTGAAGCGATCGAGGCGAAGGATCCTCTTTTTGCTGAACTTCATGATGAGGCGGACAAACTTCATTCGGCACTGGTTTCCTATATGGACAGAATGGGACAGCTTGAAGTGCGCATTATGCAAGAAGAGCAGAGATCGGCATAACATTTCATGCAGATACATGAAACATCACAGTACCTTCGTACACAAAAAAGGCTTGTCCGAAAACATACTTTGAATCAAAGTGATTGATATAGATAAGACACTTGCACTTTTTAAAAATGACTCTAAAAACAGTGCTTTGCATTTCAAAAAAATGACTTGTAAAAAAGATAAAGACCGTTATTCTATCAGAATAGTCAATACCCAATACAGAGTATTAATGAACATTACAGATGAAAATATATATTTGGTATGTGTCTGTGACCATGATGAATATGATAGACGCAATAAAGAGTGCTGAAACTGTTTGAACCATAACTTTTCATAGATGGAAGTTTGCATACCCACGCTTAAGGAGTTATATCTTACCATACTCCTTACGATAATCTCAAGGAATGATACATGAAATATCTGCTTATGCTTCTTCTCTTTGTGCATGTGGCACAGGCGGCGGAAGCACCCATCTACCAGACATCTCTTTATACCGGTACGGTCTTTCTGTTCCTGCTGCTGGCAGGTATCATCGTCGTGCTGATGATGAAACGTACCAAAGATAGGCAGCTGCTGCAGGAGAAAGAAGAGAAGATCGTGCAGCTGATCCGGCAGAATGCAGAGAACGAACAGCACCATATGCAGAGAGAGCAGGAGATGGAAAAAGAGATCTTGACGCTTACACATACCATTGAGAACCTTGAACTCAGGCTGAAAGAGGGAACGAAGAACCAGGTCGTTACCAAGATCGAAGAGCTGCAGAACAAGCGTCAGGCAGCACAAAACAAACTTACTGAAGAAGCGTAGGATACACTATGGGAGAACATGAACATATGCCGGTCCAAAAGGTTGCCGACACTTCCATAAAAAAGAACGGTGAGATTTCAGACCAGGTCACTGCACAGGTGGCCATGGCACTCAGTACACTTGACGGCCGCTACAAAGAGAATATAGCCGACTATGCCCAGGAGCTGCACAGCTGTACACACAAGATCGATATGGCACGTATTGACCTTGACATGATGCGCAAACAGAAAGAACCCTACAACAATGAACTGCTCTCTGCGGAAAAAGAGGTGGAGTATGCACTGCGTCTTCTTGAACGTCTGACAGAGCAATGTATCCAAAAGACACTGGTCGTTGCCGAACTTGAGACCGAACTGGAGAACCTTGGCCACTCCGGGGAGAGCGAAGCTGTACTCCAAAGCAGACGTACAGAGCTTAAGAGCCTGGAGCAGGAGATTGGTGACCTGGAACTGACCCTGCTGAACCATGAACTTGAAAAGCAGAATGTTCTGCTCAAAATGGAGCCGATCGAACGCAAGATCGCTGCACTGGAGAAAAAGATCCGTGAACTTGAATCGGAAAAGCGCTATATAGAATCAACGCATCTGCACCGCATTACGCAGGTCGTACAGACACAGCCGTCGAAACTCCCGCCTGTTATAGAAGATACCCCCAAGACCTCCTAGTCTTCATTTTCTCTAAATACTTTTTACTTCTCTTAACAGAGCATTCTGAAAAATATGACAATCTGTCATATTTTTGATCTGTAACCTTTTTACATTCTACAATTATGGAGAAGACCGTTAGGAGATTGCTATGAACGAATTGGTATTGCAGGGTGAGATCGGTGAGCGTATATTTACTTTGAGAGGTAAAGAGGTGATGCTTGACAGAGATTTGGCAGAACTGTATCAGGTTGGTACAAAAGTGCTTAATCAGGCTGTTAAAAGAAATATTGAAAGATTTCCTCAAGATTTTATGTTTCAAATGACTAAACAAGAATTTGAAAATTGGAGGTCACAATTTGTGACCTCCAATGCAGATAAGATGGGACTTAGAAGAGCACCTTATGTATTTACCGAACAGGGTGTGTATATGTTGGCCACCGTTCTGAAAAGTGATGTAGCAATAGATGTAAATATTGCCATTATGAGAACGTTTGCAAAACTGAGAGAATTCAGCAAACACTACAATGCTTTGGCAAAGAGGATCATGGAAGTAGAAAGAAAAAATGACAGACAGTACAAAGAGCTGAAAAAAGCACTGGATGAATTAATGGCCGGATCTAAAGTTGTTGAAAGTAAAACCATAGGTTTTATAAAGTCTGATCAATAAAAAGGATTTTTGATGTCACACCTCAAAACGATAAAAGAACTCCACAAAGATGACAAACCCAGAGAAAAGCTGGTGAAGAAGGGTGCGGAAGCACTGAAGAATGATGAGCTCCTTGCCGTGCTGCTCGGCTCGGGGATACAGGGTAAGGATGTGCGGAAGCTTTCCAGAGAGATCGTTGTGCTGATGGATACAGGGTTCGACGGGCTCACCCTCAAGAGACTGTGTGAAGTACACGGGCTGGGGCTTGCGAAGGCTTCGCAGATCATTGCGTCCATTGAACTTTCCAAACGCTACCTGATACGGACGAACAAACGCATAAGCTCTGCGGCGGATGTATATGAAGAGCTCAAAGCGTTTGCAGGGAAACAGCAGGAGCATTTTCTGAGCATTACGCTTGACGGGGCATCGCATATTATCAATGTCAGAACCGTATTCATAGGTACGCTCAACCAGAGTCTCGTTCACCCGAGGGAAGTCTTTGCCGATGCCATAGCCGACAGGGCGGCGGGGATCATCATAGCGCATAACCATCCGTCGGGCACACTGGAGCCAAGCAGAGCAGATATACAGATAACCGACCGTCTGAAAGAGGTTGCGAAACTGGTAGGGATAGAGCTGCTCGATCATGTGATATTGGCAAAGGAAGGCTACTACAGCTTTTCGGATGAGGGGTTGCTGTAGTTGACATAAGTTATCAAAAATGATAATATAATGGAGCTGAAAAGATGTCTTGGAAAGTTACTTTTTATAGTGAAAAAGTTGAAAAAGAGATATTGGGATTTCCTGCCGGTATTTTGGCGGATCTTCTGCATATATTGGAAATGATAGAAGAACTTGGGCCCAATCTGGGGAAGCCGCATACTGCGCCTATGGGGAATGGCCTTTTTGAAATAAGGGCAAAAGGAAGAGAAGGTATAGGACGTGCTTTCTTTGCCGTTGTGCTTGAAAAAGAGATCGTTATAGTACACTCTTTTATAAAGAAAACACAAAAAACACCTAAAAAAGAATTGGAAAAAGCACGAAAAAGACTGAAGGAGTTGAAATGAGCAGAACTACGTTAAAAAACTTTAAAGAAAAAGCATTTCAAAAGCAGGGTGTACAGGACGAGTATGATGCCTTGAGACCTGAATATGCCATTAAGAAAAAACTTATTGCAATGAGAAAAGAAGCAGGTTTGACACAGGAGAAGCTTGCAGAGATCATGGGAACCAAAAAGAGCAACATTTCCAGATTGGAAAGTTTTAAAAGCAGTATCTCTCCCCGTATTGAAACACTCATAAAGTATGCCGAGGCGACAGGACATGAGCTAAAAGTGGATTTTGTCTAACAAGATACCACATGTTATTACAGTATGATAGAAAAAGCAGCAAAAGAGAGCAGTGTGAAAAAGCATATTAAAAAGTTTACCCGTTTTTCGAGGAAGATCGGGAGGGGATTGAACATTGAGTTCAAAGAGACCGTGGCCATTCCTTCACTCCTGAGACAGAGAGAATACAGGAAAGCGGGTGAGCAGGTCCTTGACATTGCCAGGATGGTGGGCCTAACCGTTGTGTGGATCGTGCCCGGCGGTGCGGTGATCACGACGATGATACTAAAGTTCTCGCATAAGAGCCGGCCCAGTGCCTTTCATCCGGATGAGGCGGCAGAGGAGGATGAACCCTCTTCCAAATAGAAGGAGGTAGGTTACCCTATGAACTTTCCACTGCTTGTTCTCTGAGCATCCATGATCTCTATCTCCCTTGCACCCGAAATGACGACTTCCGGATCGAGTGTATAGTCGATGCTGTCGTCTCTGCCTTCATAATTGAGAGAGTTGAGGATGACCTTCAGCACTTCCAGTCTTGCTTTGTGTTTATCGTTGGACCGGACGACGGTCCAGGGAGCATTGTGTGAGTGGGTACGTTTGATCATCTCGTATTTGGTTTCAGTGAAATCATCCCATCTGTCCTGTGCCTGGACATCGATCTCGCTGAGTTTCCATTGTCTGAGCGGGTCGGTCTTTCTTCTCTCGAACCTTCTTGCCTGCTCGTCCTTGGTAACGGAAAAGTAGAGTTTTATCAGGATGGTGCCCTGACGGGTAAGGTCCTTCTCGAACCCTTTGACCCCTTTCATGAAATCGTCATACTCTTTCTGGGTACAGAAGCCGAACACGGATTCGACCATGGCCCTGTTGTACCAGCTTCTGTCAAAGAGGACGATCTCTCCGCCTCTGGGAAAGTGCGAGATGTATTTCTGGTAGAACCATTGCGTCCTCTGCTCTTCGGTCGGTTTGCCCAGTGCCACGACGCGGTAGTGTTTTTCATTCATGTATCGTGTGACCCTTCGGATGGTCCCGCCTTTTCCTGCGGCATCGCGGCCTTCAAAGAGGATGATCATCTTTTGGTTCGTCTCCTCCAGGTGTTTCTGCAGTTTGATGAGTTCCGCCTGGTAGGGCTTGAGTGCCTGTTCGTGTTCTCTTTTGCTCAGGGCTTTTTTGACTGTGTCATCCTGCACCTTTGACTTGCTGTAACTCTCTATAAGTTCATTCAGAGAGACCATTTCTCCGTTTACTTCGACCTGATCATTTTTTTCCATTCTTTTCTCCTTTGGTTGTTTTTTTGTTTTGGGAATTACCGCTGTTCAGTTCTTCCAGGATCTTTTCACCTTTTTTGATCTGCAGGGTAATGATGTTCAGCTCTTCTTTTATCTCTTTTGATACTTTTTTGTCTGACTTCTTCTTTGCACTTTTTTCAAGCTCCTCTTTTCTGGCTTTCAGCTTCTTCAAAAGACGCTTGATGGATTTCTTCTTTCCTGCATTCTCGAATTCATCCAGTTCCAGGATCTCTTTGACGTTCTCTATAAATTTTTTGATACCCATTATTTCTCCTCTTTCAAGATCGTTTTGACATCTTCTTCATTCAGGACCATCGTATCTGTCCCAAGCTCTTTCAGGTCGTTGTTCTCATCGACGAAAATGATCTCTGCCATAGCGATAAGATTCGTGCTGATGTTATAGGCATAGGTACTGTCATTCATCAGCGATGTTGCCATTTCATTGGTGATAAGGCGGTTCCGGATAAGGTTGTCCAGCGTACCGTTTGCAAGAATGTCGTATTTTTCCGTATGCAGCTTGGCTTTTGAAAGCAGTACGATGATCTCGTCCTCTTCCTTTGCTGTGGAGATCCGGTGGATAGTTCTCAACAGTTCGGCCAGGTCTCTTCTGATACCGTTGTATTGCTCCCTGATATGCTCATTGGGACTGTGGGTGTATTTTATCAGGTTTTTCTGCAGATGTTTGGTGTCCTTCACCGCTTCGACGATATCTCTGTTGGCGAGTTTCAGTTTGTAGAGTGTACCGATGTCGGAGGGTGACATCAGAGACTGTGCTTTTGTGGAGAAGTCAATGATCTCGCCATAGATGCCCTTGATGTTGCGGTTGTAAAAGTCGTCAATGTCGAAAGCCCCCTCGGTATAGGTATCTTTGATGACCTCGTCGAGAGGAAGGGAGGAGAGGATATTGCTCCGTTTCAGATTCAATCCGTGTGTGATGACCTCGAAGGCATTCTCGTAAAGATGCTTCGTTTCCCTGATGATGGCGGCCATAGCAGTTGTGGGGAGCTCCAGGGTTGCTTCATTGAGGAACTTGGCATGGTCTCTCTTCTGTACCTCGGGAACATGTTTCGACCGTATCGTACGTTTAAGGAATGCCACAAGCCTGTCCACGAACGGGATGAACATCAGTACCCCCATGACCTTGAAGAATGAATCAAAAACGGCAAGCTTCAAGGTATGGTTGTCAGCTGCAATGCCCAGTGTATTACTGATGCTGTCGACCACAACGATGATCTGATCGATGAAAAGTACAGCGACGATGGCTGTGACCATGTTGAATACAAAATGGCCTCCCGCCAGCCGTTTCCCGTCTATGTTGGAGCTCAGGGATCCGATGATGGCAGTGATGGTCGTACCAATGTTCGCCCCTATGGTCAGTGCCAGCGCATTCTCGTAACTTATCTGCCCTACAGAGAGGGCGGTCAGAACGAGTATGATCGTGGCATGGGAGGACTGCATGACAACGGTAGCGAGAATACCGATACCTATGAATATGAGCAGGCCTTTGAATCCTCCTACGGCGAAAGAGGCGAGGTCGATCGTCTCTTTGACTGTCTCAAACCCCTCTTTCATATAGTGGATACCGAGGAACAGAAGTCCGAGTCCTGTCAGGGTATAACCGATACCTTTGAGGGATTTGGCTTTCTGGAAGATGAGAATGACACCGAAGACAAGCATGGGCATGGCATAGGCCGATATTTTCACCTTCAGTCCGAAGCCGGCCATGAGCCATGCACCGGTGGTCGTTCCTATGTTCGCTCCCAGGATGATGCCGATCCCCTGGGTCAGGCCGATGAGTCCGGCACCGATGAATGAGATGGTAAGTACAGAGACCAGGGAGCTCGACTGCATGAGTGCGGTCGTGATGAAACCGAAACCGATGCTTTTATAGAGTTTGTCGGTGGATCTCTGCAGGATTTTCTCCAGCATACCGCCGGAGAAGACCTTGAACCCCTCTTCGAGTGTAATCATACCGAAGAGGAAGATGGCGACACCTGCGGCGATCTCTTTGAAATGCGGGCTTACCCAGAATCCATAGGCCAGAATGACCAGGATAGCGGGGAGAAATATTTTTTTCAGCATTTAAAGCACGATCCCTCTGATCATGAAATAGATGGCTGCGGAGAGTACGGCTGCAGCAGGAACGGTGATGACCCAGGCAGCGACGATCTTTTTGATGGCATCCCTTTTGACATATTTCACTTTCTCTGCACTCTTCAGCTGTTTTTTCGCCTCTTTGAGCAGGGCTTCCTCCTCATCGATCATTTTGTAGAGTTCAACGATCCTTTCGTAATCTGTTTTATCTTTCTCCTCTTTGGCTTCCAGGGTCTTGAGCTGTGCATGCAGTGCTTTGAGCTGTTTCTTTTCATCGAGGATGAGCTCTTTCTCATGTGCGATCTCATCTTTGGCATCTGTCGTGTCGAGATATTCCCTGAGGAAGCCTACACCGAAGATACCACCCACGGCAATATGCGTAGAGGAGACAGGCAGTCCCAGCTGGGATGCGATGATCACTGTGATCGCCGCTGCCATTGCGACGGAGAATGCTCTCATCTGGTCGAGTTCGGTGATCTCGGAGCCCACCGTTCTGATGAGTTTGGGGCCGTACAGTGCGAGCCCGATGGCGATGCCGAGTGCACCGACACCCATGACCCAGAGCGGGATGCCCGCTTTGGCCGAGATGCCGCCGGTCATTACGGCATCGTTGATGGCCGCCAGCGGCCCGATGGCATTGGCAACGTCATTGGCGCCGTGTGCAAAGCTCAACAGTGCTGCTGCAAAGATGAGCGGTACGGTAAAGAGCATGTTGATGCCTGCCCGGGAGTTTTCGATCCCGGATGCTTTTTTGGCAAGGGTTGCTTTGACCAGGAAGTATACGATGAGTGCGATGATCAGGCCGAAGACCGCTGCAACGATAAAGGTCGGTTTTTTGGTATCGGGCAGAAAGACCAGGACATCCACAATACTCGGCCATACTTTTTTGAGTCCTTTGAGTGTCAGGTAGGTGATGAAAGCCCATGACATGATGGCCACGAATATAGGTACCCATTTGACAGCGGCTTCGATCTTGTTCTCTTTGAAGATAATGGTCTTCTTGATGGCAAAAAGGAAAGCGGCTGCGATAATACCGCCGAGTACAGGAGAGATGATCCAGGATGCGGCGATCTTGCCCATGGTACCCCATGCTACGATACCGAATCCTGCCGCAGCGATACCGGCACCCATGACTCCGCCCACAATGGAGTGTGTCGTTGATACAGGTGCTTTTGCCATTGTGGCAAAATTCAGCCAGAGTGCTGCAGCCAGAAGTGCAGCCATCATCGCCCAGATGAATGAATCGGTATTGGCGCCGAAGGCAGAAATGTCTATGATCCCTTTCTTGATGGTCTTGACGACATCACCTCCTGCGATCAGTGCTCCGGCTGCTTCGAAGATGGCTGCAATGACGATTGCACCACCCATGGTAAGCGCTTTTGAGCCCACAGCCGGCCCTACATTATTCGCAACATCATTCGCTCCGATGTTCATGGCCATGTAGGCACCGAACAGGGCGGCTATGGCAAGAAATACATTATTTGGTATTCCTCCGGTGCTCATGAAACTGTATGTCAAGACTGCGACCATGAAAAAGAGTGCAGCCCCCAGTCTCACAAAGTCTATTCCGCTGCTCTTGATGGCTTCTTTCTGCATTTTTTTGATCGTTTTTATTTCCATACTGCCTCACTTTTCATATCAATTTTTTGGTATTACACTATTCTTTCATTATACTCCTAATATTCTTTACAGCATAATAAAAAGTAGAAGAAATTTCCATGTTGGAATGGTTATGGATGAGGATGGAGGTGAAGTGGCAAAAGGTCTTGACCTGGAACTTCAGACATACTATAATACGTTTTCGATACACAGACATTTCACATTATTGATATAGAATAGTAATAAAAAAAGGGCTTGGATGTTTAGAGTGGTCACGATTGTATTTATATTGTTTGCATTCTCTTCGGATCTTTTTGGATATAAAGAGATCGTGGTCGACCTCTCAGAGCAGAGAGCCTATGCTATAGAGGACGGGGCGATCGTTTTTGACGGTCCGATCTCTACAGGGGTGAGGGGACGTGAAACGCCGGAGGGCGAATACCGGATACTGCAGAAGAAACGACACCACAAGTCGAACCTCTGGCCCAAACCCGACGGTGGTGCGAAGATGGATTATATGCTGCGCCTGAGCAACAGCGGCATTGCGATGCACCTGGGGCATGTCCCCAAAAGCGGGCCGGCTTCGCACGGGTGTATCAGACTCAAGAACGGATTCGCGCAGCGTATGTATGAGTGGGCGAGGGTCGGTACCTATGTCTATGTCGAAGGGGATATAGAAGATTGGTATGTCATGAAGAACAGTGGCAAACGCGGCTACTATGACGAATACTTCATTGTGGATGCCTATTAGGACTTCGTAGCGTTACTCTCTTTCATTATCTCGAACCAGTCTCTTTTAAATACCTTTCTGATGAAAGACTCTTTGTGCGGCAGAAGGCAGCTGCTGCAGTCCTGATGGACGGCAGTGTCCGAGACAAACTGTTTCCCCTCTTTTGCATCGATGCTGCAGCTGCTGTAGTGTGTTCGGCCTTCTTCTTTGAACAACCCATCGTCGTCAAATCTGAAATACGGACAGGCGCAGAGATAGCAGTTGAGTATTTCCATCTCATGGCACTTTTTCGGCTCGGCATAGAGCGGGCAGAAGTCAGGTTCCTTCTCTACCATATTCTCAAAACGAAAATAGGCTATGACCTCTTCATTGCTCAGCGTTCTGAGCTTCTCCATGATCTTCCGGTGTTTCTCTCCATGTGTCCGGAACCACGCTCCATAGGTCATGCTGCACTCTTTTGAAAACTCTTGAAGATGAGAACGATAACGACGACCTCGATGAAGACCAGCAGGAAATGCAGGTCGTAGACCTGTGCCTGGTTGTCGGTGACTCCGAAATGTTCCACGACTTTGTAGAAGAGGTATGAGATCCCCATGCCCAGAAGATAGCCCAGCTGCTTGGCCGTATCGAGCCGGGTCAGAAGCGTGTCGGTACCCAGAAGCAGGGTCTCTGCCCTGACAAGGTAGGAGCCGAACACGAAAGTGATCTGGTACCCGATATAGATGATGAGTGCTGTCTGGTAAGTGTAGGGTACTGCAAGAAAATAGAGCATGGCCATCAATAGGATGAACTCTACCAGCAGGGAGATACGGAACAGCCATTCGGCATTGAGAATATGATGGTAAAAACGTGCGATGATGAGCATACCTACGGCAAGCAGTACCCCGCCAATCGAATAGATGGAAGGCTCCAGCGGGCGATAGAGAATGAAGATGACCCCTACACTCAACCCCAGGAAAAGGGAGTTCATGAATTTGTACCGGATGAACTGTTCTGGGATGATCGTAAGCATGTTGTATTATATCCTATATTGTGTTCCCGTAGGGTCGGTTTACCGACCATCATTGACCAACGCTGTGATCTATTATGACTCAATAGGTGGTCGGTGAACCGACCCTACGAGATAAATTTTATTAAAAGCTGTACTTCACTTTGGCATAAAGGCTTCTGCCTTCTGTAGCATAGCCGTAGACCGACTGGTACTCTTTGTCAAAAATGTTTCTGGCATTGAGATAAAGATCGAGGTCTTTCATCAGTTCCGTGTTGAAGTTGAGATTCCAGAGTGTGTAGTTGCCTGTCTGTACTTCAGATGCAGGGAAAATGCTGTAATCATCATCGGACCGGTCTCCTACATACTGTGCGTCCACACTGAAATGCATATTGTTTTCTGTATAGTACTCTACCGTTGCATTGAGGATGTCTTTTGCCCGTCTTGGAAGTTCCGTACCATCCTCTTTCTCAAATTTGAAGAGGTGTGTATAGTTGGCAGAGAGGTGAACGTTGAGTGCCGGCAGGGTATAGGCTCCCTGGACTTCAAGCCCTTCGAATTTTGAGGTACCGTCCACATTCTGATAGCCGCCGATGTATGTCAAAGGGTCATAGACATAGTCGATATTGTCTTCAACCCTGTTGTTGAAGTAGGTCACAGCGATCAGCTCTTTGTAGGCTGCTGATACATCGAAGCCTCTGGTATAGCTCGGTTTCAGGAGGGAACCCGGTGCCGGTGTCGCAAGCTGGAAAGCACTTGGTGCATCGTAAGAGGTGTAGTAGTTCGCAGAGGTCGTGAAGCCTTTAAGGAAATCATGCTGATGCTTCAGGCCGATCTTGTAGGTCGTCTCATTGTCGAACTCGTCATAGCTGTCGTAACGGAGGTTGGTCTCAAGCAGTGTACTTTCATTGATATTGTAGGTGTTGGAGAGGAAAACAGCTTTGTTCGTATAGGAGGATTCCGTTGGCAGGGAAGGGAAGCTTGAGATGTAAAGGTTGGAACCTTCGATATCCTTATATTCGAGGCCGAGGATCGCTTTTCCGCTGCTGTAGTCGTAGGCATTGATAAGAGAGTACTCTTTGATGGTCGCTTTGTAGGTATTGTGAGCATCGCCGAAAAAGTTTGAAGTATAATAGTCTCTCTCGAATTCTCCTTTGCTGGCAGTGAATACAGCACTGTAACGGTCCATTTTGAAATAGTAATTGAGTGCAT
The window above is part of the Sulfurovum riftiae genome. Proteins encoded here:
- a CDS encoding TonB-dependent receptor plug domain-containing protein; amino-acid sequence: MTTKSFSIITATLLLSNTAFAEEVTLAPIDVISTNKTEQSIENTTSNVTVITAEEIEEKGYQNIAQAISTVAGIQMTNLGGLGQPTSFFVRGQDSGKVLVLLDGMRLNDPSTTNGTALLDALTTNNIGQIEIVKGGVSSIWGSNASAGVINIITKEPKEGTHGSVALSYGSYNTRGIDADIGYKSEKLTAQVLAGYLKTDGFSALAPRDAEDDGYENKNANLKLGYTFDENNKVNLSYNRIKTKTDWDDMYSFDLADDAYSHATADQTNYALNYYFKMDRYSAVFTASKGEFERDYYTSNFFGDAHNTYKATIKEYSLINAYDYSSGKAILGLEYKDIEGSNLYISSFPSLPTESSYTNKAVFLSNTYNINESTLLETNLRYDSYDEFDNETTYKIGLKHQHDFLKGFTTSANYYTSYDAPSAFQLATPAPGSLLKPSYTRGFDVSAAYKELIAVTYFNNRVEDNIDYVYDPLTYIGGYQNVDGTSKFEGLEVQGAYTLPALNVHLSANYTHLFKFEKEDGTELPRRAKDILNATVEYYTENNMHFSVDAQYVGDRSDDDYSIFPASEVQTGNYTLWNLNFNTELMKDLDLYLNARNIFDKEYQSVYGYATEGRSLYAKVKYSF